GCAAATGTTTTCGTGAATGTGTAGCTTGCTGGTTCCTGCAAAATATGTTCTAAAAAATCACCGATATTTTTAACGACATACAAACGGGCAGCACCAGCTTTCATTTCCAACTGCAGCCTATCATTATGGTCTTGTTTCAGGATATATTCCACGTGCATCGGCACACGCTCACCCTTAAAATCAAGATTTCCTCGGGAGGCTTCATTGGTTCTTGATACAGCTTCCATGAACCTGTTCGTCATTTTATATTTAAGAACAGAAGGGTCTTGAAAATCGTCGTTGGCAATGCTCAGAAGCGCTGCCACCACATGCTTACAGGAATCATATGTTGCATAGGCGGGGCATTCACACCGAGTCTTTAGAATTCCATTTCCCAAGTCCGATGTATCGATTTCAACAAAGTAATCTTCAGTTCCGCTGACAATAGCCGTCCATAGTTCGAAATTGCGGTCATATTTGAGATCACTGACAAGGTTACGCCGGTAATAGTCAAAGCCGCGGCGAAACGTCTGATCCGGAAAAAGGCGCTGGATATTCAAATTACTAATGGCATTCATGCTCTCGCTCCTGTCTTCCCTTTAAATTTACGCTCGAATTTGTTCAATCCCATATTATACATGACTTTTACTCAAGTTAAAAGCACTCCATCAAGTACTCGGTGTGTTCTTTCGGGCTCTGAGTAACAAGTAAATATACAGCATCATCGAAAAGAGCACCGAACCTGCTGCTGTTGCATAGATCACCGCATAGTCAAACATAAAGGCAATTTGCCCAAATATAAGAGCGCCTAACCCAACCCCGAGGTCAAAGAATGAGAAAAACGTGGCATTCGCCATGCCTTTACGATTGCCTGGCGCTTCGTCAACCGCCCATGCTTGCAGGGCAGGCTGTACAGCACCAAATCCGAGCCCGTAGATGCCCGCGGCCAATAGCATAACACCCATATTTGGCAGCCATGATAAAAGGATCATGGCAATAAAAATGAGAACCGTGCCGGGGAGAAAAACAGCAATATGGCCACGCCGGTCATAGATTTTTCCTGCGAACAAGCGGGAAACCATGAGGAACAACGCGTACACCAGGAAATACCCTTCAATGCCTGGGATGTCTTTTTTAGCAGCATATAAAGGTAAAAATGATGCAATTCCACCAAACGTGAACGTAATGAAAAACAGCAGAATAGACGGCTGCAATGCTGTTTTCTCAAAAATATCAAATTTAACAGTAACTGCTTTGTTCGGTGACTGTTCTACCTTTTTATAACGAATGAGTGATGCAAGCAAAAAGGCTGTCAAACCAAGGGCAGCTGTTATCAAAAACAAAGCCTTGAACGAGATAATGCCTGCAAGGGTCAGTCCCAGTGCTGGTCCGAATGCCAGTGCAAGGTTACCGGATAAACCAAAGTAACCCATCCCCTCTCCGCGCCGTTTTGGAGGAATAAGGTCTGTTGCAATGGTCCCTGTTGCAGTTGACGCAAGGCCAAACCCGATTCCCTG
This sequence is a window from Lentibacillus sp. JNUCC-1. Protein-coding genes within it:
- a CDS encoding MFS transporter, with amino-acid sequence MDVNTTQQTQSSPDKIWSRDFVLICLANFFIFLGFQMTLPTLPLFVKELGGSDQMIGVIVGSFTFTALIFRPYAGHALESKGRQFVYMVGIAVFTVSLGTFAFITTIAFLIMMRMAQGIGFGLASTATGTIATDLIPPKRRGEGMGYFGLSGNLALAFGPALGLTLAGIISFKALFLITAALGLTAFLLASLIRYKKVEQSPNKAVTVKFDIFEKTALQPSILLFFITFTFGGIASFLPLYAAKKDIPGIEGYFLVYALFLMVSRLFAGKIYDRRGHIAVFLPGTVLIFIAMILLSWLPNMGVMLLAAGIYGLGFGAVQPALQAWAVDEAPGNRKGMANATFFSFFDLGVGLGALIFGQIAFMFDYAVIYATAAGSVLFSMMLYIYLLLRARKNTPST